GATGTTCTTGGTGACGTCGATCCCCGGGCCGGTGACCTTCAGGAGGAGCTGGAAGCGCTCGATGCAGGGGACGAAGGTGTAGCCAGGTGCCGGGTCAGCCAGCCGCAGTTCGTCGAGGTGGGCGGCGAAGCCCTCCCGCAGCTCTGCCCCATAAATCGGGAAGCTGGTGTTCTTGCGGAAAAAGCCGGTGTCGTAGGGCGGGACAAAGGGACGCCGCACCACGAGCCGCGGGGGGATCTTGACGTCAACGTGCGCCCAGCCGTAGCTCGACCGGATCGTGGTGACGATGCCGTTGTTGGTCCCGTCGTCGAAGCCGTGAACGTACTTTCCCATCGCGTGAGCTCCTTACGCCGTCCGGGTCGGATCGACGGTCCCGTCGTGGAGGTCTTGGAAGTCCCATTGGTAGCGCACCGACCAGTCGAGCTTCTGCATCCCCCGGGGGAGCGGGTTGCCCTCTGCGTCAGTGCCCCCACCGGGGCCGGCGTATTTCGCGTCGGCGACGTAGATCTGGACCGAGCTGATGTTGCTGACGTGCTCCGGAACATAGTCGGCGACGTCCAAGGGAAGCGTCTCGTTGGCCGCGTAGCTGCCCGCATAGGAGAAGTCGTCTGAACTGACGACTCCGATCGGGGGGTTCGCCGTGGGGTCGTAACAGGCCAGGTAAACGGGGTTGAGCAGGAACGGGGTCGCGTTGAAACCATCCGCCCGAAAGCCGGCCTGCTTGCGCGTGTTGACCGCATAGTCCAGCCAGTAGACGTCCCAGGCGTAGAGGGGTCCGTTGGTCTCCATGATGCGGTAGAGCCAGAGCCCCGCCGGCCCGTTGACCTCGAGGGCCTGGTCCCATTCCGCCTTCGTCCAGGGCGTCCCGTCCGGCTTGTTGAGGGGGATGTCGTCCTTGTCGACCGGGGAGTAGAGGCGGTCCCAAATCACCCTCCAGTCCCCGTTCCAGTCCATGACGTAGGGGTAGGAGATCGTGACCCCGACGAAGAAGTTGACGAGGAGGATGACCGAGACCTTGTTACGGTCAAGGTCGAAGGCGCCCGAGCCCGAGAAGTGGCTGGTCGCCGTACCGAAGGGAAGGCCGATGTCGATTCCCCGACGCGTCGCCGTCTCATAGGCGGAGCCCGAGGTGAGGAAGTCGAGGAAGGTCCCAGACCCCCAGCCGCGTTCGTCGAGGAAGGCCTGCGCCCGCCCGAGCCAGTCCTCTTGCACACAGCCGACCCAGTTCGATTGCCCGAGCCAGTAGACCATCTGGTGGACAAAGCTCGCGTCGTTCGCGAACTGGTAGCCCCCGTGGCGGATGTTCTCGTGGTTGCCGACACTCATGAAGAAGGTCGAGAAGCTGGTCGCCAGGGTGCAGCATCGCTCGAGCGAGTTCCCCACCGGGTTCTCGACGTCGAACAGGTGCATGAAGTTGCCGAGGGCGATGAACTTGTTGACGTCCCCGAAGAAGGCGTCCCGGTTGGCCTGGGAGGGGTCGAGGTCCATCGCCTTGGTCGAGAAGGTGACGAACGGCTCGCCGTTGACGAGCAGCGTCTCGTCGGGGTGCGCGTCGTCGTCGGGGATCCCGATCCAGATGGTGTAGACGAAGGAGCACTCCAAGGGGTTCGCGGAGTTCGACTCGAAGATCCGCACCGGCCCGTTTACCCCCGCGTCGAGGGAGCTCCCCGGCAAGACGATGCGGTAGGCGGTCTGGGCGCCCGTGAAGTTGAAGGTGAGCGGCACCGGGCAGTCGGTCTGCTGCCCCGGGGCGCCGCGGTCGTGGATGAAGAACTGGAGAGGGACCAGGCTCGGGAAGCCGGGGTGGACGGGGATGTCCACCGGGTCGATCGCCAGCGGGAGGATGACGAGCTGGAAGCGCGCCGAGAGATCCAAGACCATCCAGTTATAAACCGCCCGGGGGCGCTTGTCCCACGGGTTGGTCCCGAGGAGCCCGCTCTTGGTCCGGTCGCCGTCTGCCGCAGAGCCGATCGGGATCGAGAAGGTCTTCGACTCCTGCATCTGGACCTGGGGGACCGCAACGGGCGAGATCCCGAAGTTGACCGAGGAGTAGTCGTCCCAGGAGTCGATCGTGAAGCTGCGGAAGGTCCCGACCTGCGCGGCGGCAAGGTTGATCTGGTAGCCGTCCGGCATTCCCGTAATGTCGCCGATCGCGCCTCGCAGCCGCACGGTGCCGCTGAACGCGGAGCCCCGGCTCGCCTGCGTGAGCAGGTCGAGGAGCGTGTTGTCGTCGCAGGGCGCCATCCGGGCCGGCACCGCGGTCGGGAGGTACTGGTCCCAGACGCGGAAGACCACCGGGCCGGTCCCCAGGGGGGAGAGGATCCGCTTGTCTTCGGTCTCGCGGAAGAAGACCGAGACCGAGCTGAAGACGTAGTCGCGGTAGCGATAGGTCTTGCCGTTGGCGATGTAGGTCTCCCAGCCGATCGCGGCTGGATTCGCGTCGAACGACCACTCGGTGACGTCGTCCGAGATCTTGTTGGTGATGATTTCCACTCCCGTGGGGTAGCCGACGTTGAGGTAGACGTCCGAGCGGTTGAGCGGCTCGTTCTCGGGGTGGAGGATCTCGAGGCGCACCGGTTCGGCGCCGCCGTTGAGGACGTGGACCCGCACGCGCCCGGTCGGGAAGCCCCAGATGTCGACCTCCGGTTCCCAGGGCTTGTCGAGGTCGATGACCAGGCAGTCGGAGGGGACGATGTAGCGCCGGAAGGTCTTGACGACCCGGGCCGTCTGGAGCTGGTAGGACAAGACGACCCCCAGCCCGTCCACGGCGGATAGGCCGAGCTCATACTCTCCGGGGTCGGTGGTGAAGAAGTTGTTGCCGTCGAGAGGCGTGACGAGCCCGGTGTTCTGATTGATGAGCGCGGCCCCGAAGGCTTCCGGATCGGTAACGTCGCTCCCCTGCGGGGCGAGGTTGAGCTTCTCGAGGCCGCTCGCTGCGGGGTTTGTGCTGGGACTTGCCTGGGGGATATTCAAGGCCGAGGGAGTCGCCCCAAGGCTTACGTCGGTCACTCCGGGGTTGAAGCCCATCGCGGCCTCCTTCTGTCAAGCCAGCAAAACTCTTTGCTGGTATTAGACCTCAAATGAACAGGCTCAGAAAGGGTAAACCTGTACCCCCTTGACGATGGTCAGCGAACCGTTGCTGGTGTCTCCTCCCCCCGCGCCTTCAGTGAAGACGATCCCGGTGTCCTCCGAGAAGGTCGCGACCTCGATGACGTCGACGCCGTAGTAGTATTCCGGAGCGACCTGGGCGGCGAGCGGGAGCCAGCGCAGGGCGCCCTTTGTGACCCCGGCGTAGTCGCAGAGAGTGAGCTGGTCGAGGGCGACGATGACGTCGTCCTGGGGGATGAAGCCCGAGATGATCGGGTTGGTCCCCACCCCTACGATCGCGCCCGCGAAGATGATCTCGTAGTCGTAGCGATAGCGGCGCAGGGTGGGGTTCCACTTCATCCCCTGGTCGTAGGGGGCGACCCCCACCGTCGCCCCGCCCAGCGGGTAGATGACGCATTTACCGAGGATGTTGTCGTAGAGGATGTAGGCCCGGTCGGTGGCCGTCGCCCCGTCAGCCAGGACCAGGGCCTTCGCCCGATAGTCGTAGTTCATCTAGGCGCTCCAGTAGAGGATGTTGGCGCCGATGTCGGCGACCTTCATCTGCTTGTCCGTTTCACAGAGCCGCGGCGTATGCAGCGCGAGCTCGATCATATGGGTCCGCGTGCAGAGGGACGGGACCATCGCTGCCGCGTAGCTCTTGCCGGTGAACGAGTTGACCTCCCCGATCGAGCCCCGCACGTCCCCGGCAAGGTCGGTGAGCTCGAGCAAGTTGACCTTCACCGTGGGGGAGAAGTAGCGCCGCTTGAGCCGGATGAACTGGTCGCTCGCGGGGTTGGTGTCCCAGGCCGGATCGGTCCAGGGGTCCAGGGTGCGCCACGGGGTGAACGTCCCGCCGGCCCCAGCGCCCGGGTAGTGGGCGATGATCTGATAGTGGGACGCGGCCCGCCCCATCCCGGCCTGGTCGTTGAAGGTCTGCTCAGGGACGCCGGGCACTCGGGGGATCCACCCCTCGTAGAGGGAGAAGTCGCCGCCCGGTTGCCCGAGGGTGTTCTTGGGGCGAGCGAGCAGCGCGCCCAGCGTCTCGACGACCTGGCCGGTCCCGTTGAGGACGTACCAACCGGGGTCGCACTGGTCCCAGCGCACGATGAAGAAGCCGGCGGGGAAGCCCCCGCCACACTGCCACTTGAGGATGTAACCGTTCGCCATTGTCTAGTTTCCCACGGGAGGGGTTCCGAGCTTGATGAGGGCGTAGGCGCTGGACGGCAGGGCGACGTTGATCCCGAGGATCTGCTCGATCTTGTCGAGGGCCTCCATGACCTGCTCGAGGTGGCGGGCGTCCCTGGCGTCGTCCCAGGGCTCCGGAAGCGTCGCCCCTGCCCCGTCGTACTTCGGGCGAAGCGTGCCGATCGGGACCGCCCACACGGTGAGGGTCAGGGTCGGGTCGATCATCGCCTTGACGACCGACTGGATCGCGTTGGTCTTTTGCTTGAGGTCGTCGACGTGCGAGACGTAGATCGCGTCCGACCGGACGCCGAGAGCGAGGGAGGGGTCCAGGGTGGTCTCGTTGCCCCGCGTCCATATCGGGAGGGGGTTCATGACGAGGGCCTGGTACAGGGAGCGGATCCGCACGCGCTGGGCGAGGACGATCTCGTCCCAGTTGGGGAGCTCGACCCCCGCGGCGTTGCACCCCAGCAAGAGGTCCCCCGTCTCGTAGCCTAAGAGGAGCGTGATCCCGTCGCTTGCGTACATTTTCTTCAGTGCCATCGGTTCCCCCTACCCCTGTTTGAAGCCGACCTTGATCCCGGCCATGACGCCGTTCGTTCCGATCTTCCAGACGAGGTTGTTGCCGCTATCATAGCGGGCGACCTCCCCGTTGTTCTTGACCTGGAAGTAGCCCCCGCCCGAGTCGTAGTAGCGAAAGCCCTTGGTGCTGACCTTCGAGTCGAACTCCGCGACGAGCGTGTTCGCCGAGAAGTATTGGAGCTTCCCGGTCGCGTCGTCGATCTGGAGCCGGGTGGTCGCGTCGTCCGGATCTTGGATCTTGTCGACGTTCCCGCCGCCGCCGACTCCCCCCGCGACCCACTGGATGACGCCGTCGACGATCCCCAGGGCATACTCGGTGCCGACTGCCTGGTTGGCGGGGCCGGCGAGCCTCCCGGTGGTCCCGTTGGCCTTGGCGTAGGCGATGGTGTTCTCGACGTTCGGCAGCGCCGAGAGGCCCCCGTAGATGGTCTTGACGACCGAGTCCTTCAGCCCCAGGGCGACGTTGCCGTTCTCGTCGATCCCCCACTTCCGGAGCCCGCTAGTCCAGCCCTCGACGTTCTGGATGTAGGCCCACTTGAAGGTTCGGTTCGAGGCGCCGAGCACCGTCTTCCCGCCATGCTGGTATCCCGCCATGTCGGCAAACGGGAGGACCTGGTCGTTGACGATGTCGACCGAGAGGTGCTCGACCGCGGGCATCCCCGGGGGCGCGTAGGTGAAGAGGACGCGCTTCGATGGGTCCACCGTGACGGCGGTCTCCCCCGAGAGGTCGGTGTAGGAGAGCTTGGAGGCCGTGACCGCTTGCGTCGAGATAGCGAGGATCTCGTCGCGCAACGTCCCGGTGACGCTGCCATCGGCCTCGATCGTCCAGGCAGAGGCCGGGGCGGAGGGGAGGCCGGTGAAGCCCCGCACGCCTTGGGTGTGGAGCATCGCCGTCAGGTAGTCGAACCAGCCTACGACGTAGGGGTTGCCGCCCCCGTCTGCGAAGTAGAAGAGCACCCCCGGGGTCGTCTCGCTTCCCCAGGTCCCGTCGTCTGGGACGTAGGCGCACTCGACCTTGATGGTCCCGTTGAAGGGGCCGAAGTCGGCCTCGCCCTCGATGAGAAGGTGGGTGAGCTCGAGCTGGATCTTGTCCTTGAGCGTGCCGGTGACCGAACCATCCGGGGCGACCGTCCAGTTGGTGGCGATGCCCTCGTTGGCCCCCGAGTTCGCGTAGGCGCGCAGGGTGCCGTCTGCGTCCCAGCGGAAGCGCGTCTTGCTGTTCGCTGCGAGGACCGCAACGGTGCCGTCGATGTGCTGCCCGTCGTCGTCGAACTGGCACTCGACGCTCATGTTGCCGACGCCGCCGTCGATCTTGGTCGGGTCCGTCAGGAAGTTCCAGGGGTAGCCGGCGAGCGCCGTGTTGGGGATCGACCCGGGCTTGGCATGGGAGCCGTCGAAGCTCTCGGCTTCGGTGCCCCGCTTCCCCCGCTGCCAGCGGTCGAGGAGGTCAATGCGCCAGTCCCGGTGGTTCTCGATCGGCTTGACGAAGTCCCCCTTCCGCAGGAGGGAGTTGAGCCGGTCCCCGGAGCTCACGGTGTAGGAGCACTTCAGCGCGACGGTCGCCCCGCCCGTGGGCAAGACGTCCACGCTGACCGCCCCCACCCCGACCTCCCAGGGCATCTTCTCGTGCTCGCCCGAAGCTGAGGTCGGGGACTGGATGACCTTCCGGCTCTCGCTCGAGGCGACCGGGCCGGCGAAGACGCCGAGCCACTTGGTGGCAAAGTTCAGCGCCGCCGCGGTGTCCCCGATATAGGGGACTTGCACGCGCTCCTCCCGGCGCCCGTAGGTGGAAACCGAGGCGAGGTTGGCGTAGGCGAACTGCTTGCGGTCAGAGTAGAAGCGGGCCTGCCCGTCTGCGTAGCCGGTGAGACCGGTCTGGTCGTTGAGCTCGGTGTAGCGCGCCCACTTCTGCGCGTCGGTCATGCCCGACTCGTCGACGTACTTCCGCGGGCGCCCCTCGATGATGAGGATGTTCTTGATGTTCTCGGTCGACTCCTCGGTCGGGGTGGGGACCCCCGGCTGCGACAAGCCGGTCAGGTAGATAACGCGCCGCCCGGAGGACGTCGTCTGGGAGACGTACCAGGTCTTTTGACAGGCTTGCGCGATGCTGGTCAGCGTGTCGCGCACGCTGCCCGAGATGTCGGCCTCGTCGGGGCGGATCCCGCTGGTGAGCGTAGGGTAGAGGCTCCCGGCGTCGATGGTCAGGCCGGCAGTCTGGACGAGCGGCTGGAGGTAGGCGAGGATCTGGACGACGTCGGTGACGCTTGTCGAGCCATAGCGCGCCGTCCCGTCCGAGTCGGTGCAGTTGTAGAGGCCGCGGAAGGGCATCCTCTCCAGCCGGCGTGAGAGCCCGGAGAGGATGATCTCGGTGCGATAGTTGTCGACCTGCTTCTTGGTGATGACCTCCCCGACCCAGTGGCTCCCCAAAGTCTGGATCGTACCCAAAGCGATCCCGCTCGCGACCGCGGTCGCAACGGTGTAGCTGGCCGTCCGAGGCCCGCCGAAGAGCTCGTAGTCGAACCGGATGTTGTGGGCGTCCGTTGCTGGGACGTAGCTCATATCCTCTCCCTCTCGCGTGCCCCCAGGAGGCCCCAGGAGGCCCAAGGCTGGACTTCCCCCCCCTCCCCCCTGCCCTTACCCCTACGCCGGGAGCCGGCGTAGCCTAATGGTCAAACGCTGCGACTTCTTCCCCGGCCTGTCCGAGTGGCTGAAGCTCTCGACGTAGCCGGTATAGGCCCCGATGGTCATGGTCGCCTGGGCGTCGAACGTCGCCCGGAGCGAGGTGAGCTGGCCCATCGTGTCGGAGTAGCTCGTCCCCGTGACCCAACCGCTCAGGGTGACGACGTCGCCCTTGAGAACCGAGCCCAGGTAGAGCGGGGTCGTGCGCCCCGGCAGGTTGTCGACGACGATGATCTCCCGCTGCGCTTCGACCTGGGCGTCAGTGATGACCGTACTCATGGTGCGCTCCTCTTACGGGACGAGCCGCCGGACCTCGCTCGCGATGAAGTCGGCCCACTGGTTGACGTCGGCCTGGAGCTTGGCGACGTGGATCTGGAAGTTCTGCGTCAAACTGCCGGCCACGGTTTCGAGCGCCTTGGCCGAGCGCTCGTTGACCTTGACGGTGTCGGTGACCGCCTGCGCCAGCCGCTCCATGCGGTCGAGGGCCTGGTCGTGGCGGGCCTTCTCGTTGGCGTCGAGGGTGTTGATCGCTTCGGCCAGCTTGAACTCGATCAGCTTCAGGTCGGTCGCCGCCCCGGCGAGCCCCTGGGTTGCCGTCCCGAGGGTCGTGATGGAGTCGGCGATCTTGACCGAGCCCTCCTGCATCGTGGTCCCCGAGGCGGCGAGCTGCCCCGCCGATCCCGAGAGCCCGGTGACGACGTCGGCGAGCGCTCCCTGGGAGGTCCCCAGCGCCTTCGCCGACTCAGTGACCTTGCCGGCCACGGCGTCAGTTGCCGCCGCCTTCTCCTTGAGGTCGTTCGCTGCGGTGACTGCCGCCGACTCGGCCCCCTTGGTGGTCCCCTGCATCTGGTCGAGGACCTTGTGCGCGTACTCCAGGGGGTCCTGAGTCGCCCCGAGCGCGGCGTTCAGGCGGGAGTTGACCTGCTCGTTCGCATCCTTGAGGACGTAGCCCACCTCGCGCCGGAAGACCCAGTCGGTGTCTTTGAAGCGGGCCTGGAGCTCGGTCTCGGTCTTGTAAATGTCTTGGATGTATTTCAGCGCGTTCTGGCGGGCCTCTCCCCGCTGTTTGTCGGTCAAGGTGGTATCCGAGGCGCGCTTCGTCTCGAGGTCGTACTGGGCGACCTGCTGGTCGATGAGCTGCCGGTAGGTGTCGATGAGCCCCATGAGGCGGGATTTCTTGTCGCCCGCGCTCTCCTGCTTGTTGAAGCCCTCCCAGGTATCCCCGAGCAGTTGGACCTTCGCCTGGAGGAGCCCCACGGCGCGAGTCTGCTCCTCGATCGGGCGGTTGTAGTCGATCTCCGCGATGACGTCTCGGAGCTCCTCTTGAAGCCGGCGCTTCTCGAAGGTGCCCTCCTCGAGGAGCGCGATCTCCTTGTTGAGGTACTCGCGCTTGCGGATGAGCGCGTTCGCATCGACCCGGCTCTCGTAGTCGAAGGTCGCGAGCTTCGCGGCCCGGATCTGGCGCTCCACCCCGAGGCGTTGCTGCATGAGCGCCTCGACCTTGTCCTCGTTCTTCCCCGCGAGCTGGATCTCTTCGTCCAGGCGCGCCTTCCATGCCTCGAGGTCCTTGAGGGAGTTGTTGGCGCGGTTCTGGACCCTGCGCGCCTGCGAGGCCCGGATCGCCTCGTCGGTGGCCTCCAGCGCCCGCTGAGTCGCTTCTTTCTCCCCCTCCCTGTACCAGACGTCGGCGTCGAGCTTCTCGCTCAGATAGGCCCGGTATTCGGCCAGAGAGACACGTCCCCGGGCGAGGTCGGTCTGGAAGGTCGACTCCCGCTCGGCCCGGATCCGCCCCTGGACGTCGGCCTCGAGGGAGACCAGGCGCTCGAGCTCTTCCGCCCGCAGGTTCGGGGAGGCCTTCTGGGTCTGGATGAGCTCGAGGTAGTTCTGGAGGGACTGCTTCCCGAAGCGCCGCTCGAGCTCGAAGGTGCGGCGGGCTTCGGTGCGCGCCCGCTCCTCTGCCTTCGCCTGCGCGTCGACGATCTTGTTGCGTAGGGCGATCTCTTCCGCCGAGTTGCCCCGGATCAGCTCGAGTTGCCCCTTCAGGCCCGAGGCGAGAGCGGACCAGGAGCCGCCCCCGAGGGCGATCTTGCGCTGCTCCAGGTCATACCAGTCGGCGAACTCTTTCTCCCGAAGCTGGGTCACTTCAGCGACCAGCTTCGCCTCCGCGAGGATCCGAGCGTCGCTGGTCGGGCCGGACAGGTTGACGAGCTCGCGCTGCCGGCGGGCGTACTCGTCAGCGCTCAGGTTGTGGGACTGGGCGAGCTCCCGGTTGCGGTCCATCGCCGCCTCGATCGCCTCGTTCCGGGCCTCGCGCACAGTGTCGATGACCTCGCGCTGGCCCCGCCCGCTCTTCTGCTCGGCCTTGAGGATCGCGTCGAGCCCCTTGGCGTACTCGGTCGGGTCGAGCATCCCTTCTGCAATGAGGCGCTTGTTCTCCGCGGCGACCTGGGCGTTGAAGGCCTTGCTCATATCGGCCATCCCGGCGTTCGCGAGCGCCCACTGCGCCTTGTATTCTTCGCCGAGCTTCTTGGCCTTGACCCGGGCGTCCTCGTTGTCGAAGAACGCGGCGTCGCCGTTGACGACCTTGAGCAGGTCGGCCTTGACCTTCTCGAGGTAGCCGACCCAAGCGGCCCCGGCGTTCTTGCCGGCCACGGTCGCGGCGGCGTGCGAGCTCTCGAGGAACTCGCCCAGGGCCTTCTCCGCTGCGGCCCGCGCCTCCGAGGAGGGGGCGAGCTCGATCTCGTTGCGGAGGTGCTTCTCCATGTAGGAAACGGCGTCGTCGGTGATCTTCTTCAGCGCCGCGGCGCTCGCCTGGCCGGCCTGCTCGACCGCCTTGGTCGGGTCAGCGGTTTCCTTGCTGGCCCCGAGCAGGACCTCGACGAGCCCCTTCCCCTGCGCCGCTTCGCGGATCCGGTTGAGCGCGGCCTGCGCCCCTTCGGACTTGGCGCGCATATTGTCGACCGCCTGCGCCGAGGCGGAGAGCTGCCCCTCGAGCTCCTCGAGCTCGTTCATCTTGCCGATCGGGGAGTAGCCGAGCAGGGTCGATTCGTAGGTGTCCTCGAAGCCCGCGATGTCGGCCTTCAGCGACGCGATCCGCGCCCGCATCTGGCTTTGGCTCTTCTCCTCCGCTGCCATCGCATCGTTCAAGGAGGCGATCATGGTCTCGCGCTTGAGGACGTAGAGGCGGGCCTCCTCCTCGATCGCCTTGCGCTTCTCTTCCTTGGCGCGCTTGACCGCTGCCGTGACGTTGTCGATCGCGGTCTCTTCGTTGGTGTAGGCCAGGTTGAGCCCGGGGATCGCCCGGTTGAGCTTCGAGACGATGTCGTTGAGCTCGGTCTCCTGCTGGACCGACCGCTCCTGCGCCTGGGCGAGGCTGACGAACCGATCCTTCAGGGAGTCGAGGCTCTTGGTGTCGGTCCCGAGCTGGTTCATGCGCTCGATCGCGCCGTAGGCCTCTTCCTCGAGCTTCGCGGCCTTGGCGGCGAGCTT
Above is a window of Deltaproteobacteria bacterium DNA encoding:
- a CDS encoding phage tail tape measure protein, translating into MSLPFRQAGKAATDLRRMLDAVGGDFNRSGQQARAAGADIEGFGDKAQVLARSIGQLGTAIGAGALFYGVTKGAKATLDAFSDFELKMQETASVAGATTRELDTMKKTALDLAGATGYMGSEIAGTFYEFASAGLSAAEGMAAVEPVLALAAAGHISLSDSVNVSTVAMKAFGLQATDVGHVTDVLMNSVAMSSMKANEFVRAFAQGGAVAKLAGQDLESFVAAVQNMKNVGINASDAGTSIKATLTQMIIKPAAEAEEAINRLGIKFREGADNSGPIKQWGDIIAELETKLAKLGEAERLNTLATLAGADGIRALAASLGIGSDKIKEQVEILKTHDGIVRRLADDALATFDGAMKQLKGTLGSLSVEMGSTFAPAVQNAAGWIKDLLQWIRELGTTTKTLLAILVGGTGLTAGLIVASAAIGALVAGIGVFGVGLGAVIGPIVAVGAALTALVAGVYAVHKAITADDNAVNKWGASFGVAADDIGDATVKLAAKAAKLEEEAYGAIERMNQLGTDTKSLDSLKDRFVSLAQAQERSVQQETELNDIVSKLNRAIPGLNLAYTNEETAIDNVTAAVKRAKEEKRKAIEEEARLYVLKRETMIASLNDAMAAEEKSQSQMRARIASLKADIAGFEDTYESTLLGYSPIGKMNELEELEGQLSASAQAVDNMRAKSEGAQAALNRIREAAQGKGLVEVLLGASKETADPTKAVEQAGQASAAALKKITDDAVSYMEKHLRNEIELAPSSEARAAAEKALGEFLESSHAAATVAGKNAGAAWVGYLEKVKADLLKVVNGDAAFFDNEDARVKAKKLGEEYKAQWALANAGMADMSKAFNAQVAAENKRLIAEGMLDPTEYAKGLDAILKAEQKSGRGQREVIDTVREARNEAIEAAMDRNRELAQSHNLSADEYARRQRELVNLSGPTSDARILAEAKLVAEVTQLREKEFADWYDLEQRKIALGGGSWSALASGLKGQLELIRGNSAEEIALRNKIVDAQAKAEERARTEARRTFELERRFGKQSLQNYLELIQTQKASPNLRAEELERLVSLEADVQGRIRAERESTFQTDLARGRVSLAEYRAYLSEKLDADVWYREGEKEATQRALEATDEAIRASQARRVQNRANNSLKDLEAWKARLDEEIQLAGKNEDKVEALMQQRLGVERQIRAAKLATFDYESRVDANALIRKREYLNKEIALLEEGTFEKRRLQEELRDVIAEIDYNRPIEEQTRAVGLLQAKVQLLGDTWEGFNKQESAGDKKSRLMGLIDTYRQLIDQQVAQYDLETKRASDTTLTDKQRGEARQNALKYIQDIYKTETELQARFKDTDWVFRREVGYVLKDANEQVNSRLNAALGATQDPLEYAHKVLDQMQGTTKGAESAAVTAANDLKEKAAATDAVAGKVTESAKALGTSQGALADVVTGLSGSAGQLAASGTTMQEGSVKIADSITTLGTATQGLAGAATDLKLIEFKLAEAINTLDANEKARHDQALDRMERLAQAVTDTVKVNERSAKALETVAGSLTQNFQIHVAKLQADVNQWADFIASEVRRLVP